From Pirellulales bacterium, a single genomic window includes:
- a CDS encoding DUF1559 domain-containing protein, producing MWNKRRTSAGFTIVELLVVIAIIAILISLLLPAVQQAREAARRTQCLNNLKQYGLALHVYHNANKSFPVGNVGLTPYPYYKSFWGFQSHLLPFIEAQNVFQYIDYNYPGDCFQACNALPPEQDPGNQVQPFDMCPDDLNAGRIWYDYPGYGRHGLTNYFGNMGSTAKASDGVLFAATNTSIAKITDGLSNTLLMGERGMPDDLFYGWPYCGCGNLAELRGNGDNLLTAQYGISNGKPDGNHNFHYWSYHANVAMFLLADGSSKPLSFETDFDVFQALATRAGGETAAAP from the coding sequence ATGTGGAATAAACGTCGCACATCCGCCGGCTTCACCATTGTCGAGCTGCTGGTCGTCATCGCCATCATCGCGATTTTAATTTCGCTGCTGTTGCCTGCGGTGCAGCAAGCCCGCGAAGCGGCTCGCCGCACCCAGTGCCTGAACAACCTCAAGCAATACGGTCTGGCCCTGCACGTTTATCACAATGCCAACAAAAGTTTTCCAGTTGGTAATGTTGGATTGACGCCATATCCGTACTACAAATCGTTTTGGGGTTTTCAATCGCATCTGTTGCCGTTCATCGAAGCGCAAAACGTTTTTCAATACATCGATTACAACTATCCCGGCGATTGTTTCCAGGCCTGCAACGCGCTTCCGCCAGAGCAAGATCCCGGCAATCAGGTGCAGCCCTTCGACATGTGCCCGGATGACCTCAATGCCGGACGCATTTGGTACGATTACCCAGGTTACGGCCGCCACGGTTTAACCAATTATTTTGGCAACATGGGTTCCACAGCCAAAGCCAGCGACGGAGTGCTGTTTGCCGCCACCAACACAAGTATCGCCAAAATTACCGATGGTTTATCCAACACGCTCCTGATGGGCGAGCGCGGAATGCCGGACGATTTGTTCTACGGCTGGCCCTATTGTGGCTGCGGAAATCTGGCCGAATTACGTGGCAACGGCGACAATTTGCTCACAGCCCAATATGGCATTTCCAACGGCAAGCCCGATGGAAACCACAATTTCCACTACTGGAGCTACCACGCCAATGTGGCCATGTTTCTGCTGGCTGACGGATCCAGCAAGCCACTGAGCTTTGAGACTGATTTCGACGTGTTTCAAGCGCTGGCCACGCGCGCCGGCGGCGAAACTGCCGCGGCGCCGTAG
- a CDS encoding Gfo/Idh/MocA family oxidoreductase, translated as MKLRVGLVGLGRAWEVRHRPALRALADRFEVRAVCEQVGIRAEQAAREFNATPVDGFRALAAREDIDAILMLAEQWWGWLPILAACDYGKAIYCAAPLQLSLEEAKQIKERVDAAGVAFMAEFARRQNPATLRLKELIATHLGKPRLIFCHRRIGVGEKPSKPEGPKDRGFGTSDLVELVDWCRYVVGAEPTSVLGLMHNVSSASKDEDYRMMSLDFSPPGEHAGTGVIAQISSGYYMPQGWEEAVAFRPPPALQVACEHGIAFIDLPAQVLWFDKAGRHQESLESERAVGEMLLSYFHRSVTSLVRNPAGLEDAYRALVVVLAARRSHEEGRRITLSF; from the coding sequence ATGAAGCTTCGCGTCGGACTTGTTGGACTGGGACGAGCTTGGGAGGTCCGACACCGGCCTGCACTGCGCGCCTTGGCCGATCGCTTTGAAGTTCGCGCCGTTTGCGAGCAAGTGGGGATTCGCGCCGAACAGGCTGCCCGCGAATTTAATGCCACGCCGGTCGACGGTTTCCGTGCGCTGGCGGCCCGGGAAGATATTGACGCCATTCTGATGCTGGCCGAGCAATGGTGGGGCTGGCTGCCGATTCTGGCCGCCTGCGATTACGGCAAGGCCATTTACTGCGCGGCGCCCTTGCAGCTTAGTCTGGAAGAAGCCAAGCAAATTAAAGAACGGGTCGATGCGGCGGGCGTGGCCTTCATGGCCGAATTTGCGCGCCGGCAAAATCCCGCTACGCTCCGGTTGAAGGAGCTCATCGCCACGCACTTGGGAAAGCCGCGGCTCATCTTTTGTCATCGCCGCATCGGCGTGGGCGAAAAACCCTCCAAGCCTGAGGGCCCCAAAGATCGCGGCTTCGGCACCAGCGATTTGGTGGAGCTGGTCGATTGGTGCCGCTACGTTGTCGGGGCCGAACCAACTTCCGTGCTGGGCCTCATGCACAACGTCTCGTCGGCATCGAAGGACGAAGATTACCGCATGATGAGTCTCGATTTTTCTCCGCCCGGCGAGCATGCGGGCACGGGCGTGATTGCGCAAATCAGCTCCGGTTACTACATGCCGCAAGGTTGGGAGGAAGCCGTTGCGTTCCGTCCGCCGCCGGCCTTGCAAGTGGCTTGCGAACACGGCATCGCCTTCATCGATTTGCCTGCGCAAGTGTTGTGGTTCGACAAGGCGGGCCGGCATCAGGAATCGTTGGAAAGCGAACGGGCCGTGGGCGAAATGCTGCTGTCTTACTTTCACCGCAGCGTGACCAGCCTGGTCCGCAACCCCGCCGGCCTGGAAGACGCCTACCGTGCATTAGTGGTCGTGTTGGCCGCTCGCCGCAGTCACGAAGAAGGCCGGCGCATTACGCTGTCGTTTTGA
- a CDS encoding thioredoxin family protein, producing MTSVFTALMHLALLAAVLSNPTANAATINPTAGNPAASNPMAGNPTAATAATTTNPAANNVAVSNTSPNHPSAANPSAANPSATNPSTTVAATNNSSSSGAAAGSPNPSATSKPASHPAAGTYAAAYQEMQDSGKPMVIVLGAAWCPYCQELKTSVMPQVAAKGELQHVAMAYVNTDAESELADKLMNGHTIPQVVMYEKAGDGWTLKRLVGGQSVQTVEAFLGPAATQDVAVKPDAVKPGVAATTDAAKPETAKADATAKQPVATKQPAAKTPATTQQSSAAEHGTPTG from the coding sequence GTGACTAGCGTTTTTACCGCATTGATGCACCTAGCGCTACTGGCCGCCGTTTTGAGCAACCCCACCGCGAATGCCGCCACGATTAATCCCACGGCTGGCAACCCCGCGGCTAGCAACCCCATGGCTGGAAACCCCACGGCTGCCACCGCCGCCACCACCACTAATCCGGCTGCCAATAATGTGGCCGTCAGCAACACTTCGCCCAATCATCCGTCGGCTGCCAATCCGTCGGCCGCCAATCCGTCGGCCACTAATCCATCTACCACGGTGGCCGCGACAAATAATTCGAGCTCCAGCGGCGCGGCTGCGGGCAGTCCGAATCCATCCGCCACAAGCAAACCGGCCAGCCATCCGGCGGCCGGAACCTACGCGGCCGCTTATCAGGAAATGCAAGACAGCGGCAAGCCGATGGTGATTGTGCTGGGGGCCGCATGGTGCCCATATTGCCAAGAGCTGAAAACCTCCGTCATGCCGCAAGTGGCCGCCAAGGGCGAATTACAGCATGTGGCGATGGCCTATGTGAACACCGACGCGGAAAGCGAATTGGCCGATAAATTGATGAACGGGCACACCATTCCACAAGTCGTGATGTACGAAAAAGCCGGCGACGGCTGGACGCTCAAACGGCTGGTGGGGGGGCAAAGCGTGCAAACCGTGGAAGCGTTTTTGGGCCCGGCCGCCACGCAAGACGTGGCCGTGAAGCCGGACGCCGTAAAGCCAGGCGTGGCCGCAACAACCGATGCGGCGAAGCCGGAAACGGCGAAAGCAGATGCCACCGCCAAGCAGCCGGTGGCGACGAAACAGCCGGCTGCAAAAACCCCGGCAACCACGCAGCAATCGTCCGCCGCAGAACATGGCACGCCGACAGGGTAA
- a CDS encoding UPF0175 family protein: MSISFELPAGIEQHLRQEFGDLNQAAKEAALVELYRHEKLTHHQLAVALGLDRFKTEALLKRHNVTEDCLSSAALQEQVDSLRKLIGA, encoded by the coding sequence ATGAGCATTTCATTCGAACTACCTGCCGGCATCGAACAGCACCTTCGCCAAGAGTTTGGCGATTTGAACCAAGCTGCCAAAGAAGCGGCGCTGGTGGAACTCTATCGCCACGAAAAGTTGACGCACCATCAACTGGCGGTCGCTTTGGGATTGGACCGCTTCAAAACCGAGGCCCTGCTCAAGCGCCACAACGTGACCGAAGATTGCCTCTCGTCAGCGGCACTGCAAGAGCAAGTGGATTCTCTCCGTAAACTGATCGGCGCATGA